One window of the Eucalyptus grandis isolate ANBG69807.140 chromosome 8, ASM1654582v1, whole genome shotgun sequence genome contains the following:
- the LOC104415896 gene encoding protein DA1-related 1 has protein sequence MMNINPNTFKLLKLSKKKTNIILQLNREDELLEKALQESLNVEDPSSHRNGNSFQLHTISSSGWRICAGCKSQIGPEDYKSYMGADWHPECFRCHACGLPIADLEISASRDHLYHESCYREHHYLRCDICKNYLPGNNKGFEYSVHRFWMQTYCQAHEQDGTPICCSCNRMEPRDMRCLLLDDGRKLCLECLDSAIMDTEACQPLYLELQGFYQRMNMKVDQQIPLLLVPRQGLNEAMEGELNGHHRPDETRGLCVTEGRNVPNVTQRPRIGVGNQFTDIITEPYKPVNAILVLNGLPRLLTGSILAHEMMHAWLQLEGYPNLSIEVEEGICEVLAHKWLDSEIYSSSTNDVFSSSLLSSSSSSTTLKNGKYSDFEIQLGKFLMHKIKTEPLIAYGEGFKLGNKAVEKHGLKETLDHIRLTGTYPL, from the exons ATGATGAATATAAATCCAAATACGTTCAAGCTTCTAAAGCTCAGcaagaaaaagacaaacatCATTCTACAGCTCAATCGGGAGGATGAACTACTGGAAAAAGCTCTCCAGGAAAGCTTAAATGTAGAAGATCCATCAAGTCACCGTAATGGAAATTCATTTCAACTTCATACAATTTCATCTTCAGGCTGGAG AATCTGTGCTGGTTGCAAGAGTCAGATTGGTCCTGAAGATTATAAGAGTTATATGGGTGCTGATTGGCATCCAGAATGCTTTCGCTGCCACGCATGTGGTCTTCCAATTGCAGATCTCGAG atttcaGCATCCAGGGACCACCTCTATCATGAATCATGCTACAGAGAACACCATTATCTAAGATGTGACATTTGCAAGAATTAT CTCccaggaaacaacaaaggattTGAGTACTCGGTTCATCGTTTCTGGATGCAAACATATTGCCAAGCACATGAGCAAGATGGGACTCCAATCTGTTGTAGTTGTAACAGGATGGAA CCAAGAGACATGAGATGCTTGTTGCTGGATGATGGTCGAAAGCTATGTCTAGAATGTCTAGACTCTGCGATTATGGATACCGAAGCATGTCAACCTCTTTATCTTGAATTACAAGGATTCTATCAACGTATGAATATGAAAGTGGACCAGCAGATTCCTCTACTCTTGGTACCAAGACAAGGGCTGAATGAAGCAATGGAAGGAGAACTGAAT GGACATCATCGCCCAGATGAAACTAGAGGACTGTGCGTAACAGAAGGACGGAATGTTCCCAAT GTTACCCAAAGGCCTAGAATTGGAGTAGGCAACCAATTTACGGATATTATAACTGAACCTTATAAGCCGGTTAATGCAATCCTCGTTTTGAATGGCCTACCAAG GCTGTTGACAGGCTCAATCCTTGCCCATGAGATGATGCATGCTTGGCTTCAACTAGAAG GTTATCCTAACCTTAGTATAGAGGTTGAAGAAGGCATTTGTGAAGTTTTGGCTCATAAGTGGTTGGATTCTGAGATCTATTCAAGCTCCACCAATGATGTTTTCTCATCCTCATTGCTGTCATCTTCCTCTTCGTCAACAAcattgaaaaatggaaaatattcagACTTTGAGATACAACTTGGCAAATTTTTAATGCATAAAATAAAGACTGAACCTTTAATAGCCTATGGAGAGGGATTCAAGTTAGGAAACAAGGCTGTGGAGAAGCACGGCCTTAAGGAAACTCTCGATCACATTCGACTGACAGGGACCTATCCACTGTGA
- the LOC104415897 gene encoding protein DA1-related 1 isoform X2, giving the protein MDWVTHIFEGPSYEGQYHGYNEDDRYWNHQQPSADEFTDHEREEIDYAIALSLSEEDWKGKNVIDHEKEREQTSKAQLEEDRKRAQLEEDERRAKALLEEDRKRAQLEEDELLAKALQESLTVESPTRPGGNLIEPHPISPFSGLRICAACNGRIGLGRFLNCMDAVWHPECFRCHACGLPITNPEFSLAGKRPYHKSCYKENHHPRCDVCKNHIPRNGAGLIEYRAHPFWMQKYCPSHERDGTPRCCSCERLEPRDHGYISLDDGRRLCLECLDSAIMDTNECQPLYLAIREFYEGLNMKVDQQIPLLLVERQALNEAIEGEKNGHHHMPETRGLCLSEEQCVTTVIRRPRIGAGYPLIPMITEPYKLVRSCEVTAILILYGLPRLLTGSILAHEMMHAWLRLNGFPNLRPEVEEGICQVLAHMWLDSEIYSSSANDAASSSSSSASFSSKKGKRPDYEKQLGDFFKHQIESDTSTVYGEGFRSANKSVEKYGLKSTLDHIRITGIFPL; this is encoded by the exons ATGGATTGGGTAACACATATATTTGAAGGTCCTAGCTATGAAGGACAATATCATGGATATAATGAGGATGATAGATACTGGAACCACCAACAACCTTCTGCG GATGAGTTTACGGATcatgagagagaagaaatagattATGCAATTGCCCTTTCCCTTTCAGAAGAAGATTGGAAAGGGAAAAATGTTATTG atcatgaaaaagaaagagaacaaacTTCTAAAGCTCAATTGGAGGAAG ATAGAAAGCGTGCTCAGTTGGAGGAAGATGAAAGGCGTGCTAAAGCTCTATTGGAGGAAGATAGAAAGCGTGCTCAGTTGGAGGAAGATGAACTACTTGCCAAAGCTCTTCAAGAAAGTTTAACTGTAGAATCTCCTACTAGACCTGGTGGAAACCTAATTGAACCTCACCCTATTTCCCCTTTTTCTGGCTTGAG AATTTGCGCAGCTTGCAACGGTAGGATTGGTTTGGGGCGATTCCTGAATTGCATGGATGCTGTGTGGCATCCAGAATGCTTTCGCTGTCATGCATGTGGTCTTCCAATTACCAATCCCGAG TTTTCGCTCGCAGGAAAACGGCCTTACCACAAATCATGCTACAAGGAGAATCATCATCCTAGATGTGATGTATGCAAGAATCAT ATCCCCAGAAACGGAGCAGGTCTCATTGAGTATAGGGCACATCCTTTCTGGATGCAAAAGTATTGCCCATCCCACGAGCGAGATGGGACTCCGAGATGTTGTAGCTGTGAAAGATTGGAG CCAAGAGATCATGGATACATATCACTGGATGATGGCCGAAGGCTGTGTCTGGAGTGTCTGGACTCTGCAATTATGGATACAAATGAATGTCAACCTCTTTATCTTGCTATACGAGAATTCTATGAAGGTCTGAACATGAAAGTGGACCAGCAGATTCCTTTGCTCTTGGTGGAGAGACAAGCGCTAAATGAAGCAATTGAAGGTGAAAAAAAT GGACATCATCACATGCCTGAGACTAGAGGACTTTGCTTGTCAGAAGAACAGTGTGTTACAACT GTTATACGGAGGCCGAGAATCGGAGCAGGCTACCCGTTAATTCCAATGATTACTGAACCTTATAAGCTAGTCCGTTCGTGTGAAGTGACAGCAATCCTCATTTTGTATGGTCTTCCTAG ATTGTTGACAGGGTCGATTCTTGCTCATGAGATGATGCACGCATGGCTTCGACTCAACG GGTTCCCTAACCTAAGACCGGAGGTTGAAGAAGGCATTTGTCAAGTTCTGGCTCATATGTGGTTGGATTCCGAGATCTATTCCAGCTCTGCGAATGACGCCGCATCGTCTTCGTCGTCGTCTGCATCTTTTTCATCGAAGAAGGGCAAACGGCCAGACTATGAGAAGCAACTTGGTGATTTCTTTAAACATCAAATAGAGTCTGATACTTCGACGGTCTATGGAGAAGGATTCAGGTCAGCAAATAAGTCGGTGGAAAAGTACGGCCTTAAGAGCACACTTGATCACATCCGAATAACGGGGATCTTTCCGCTCTGA
- the LOC104415897 gene encoding protein DA1-related 1 isoform X1, with protein sequence MDWVTHIFEGPSYEGQYHGYNEDDRYWNHQQPSADEFTDHEREEIDYAIALSLSEEDWKGKNVIDHEKEREQTSKAQLEEDERRAKALLEEDRKRAQLEEDERRAKALLEEDRKRAQLEEDELLAKALQESLTVESPTRPGGNLIEPHPISPFSGLRICAACNGRIGLGRFLNCMDAVWHPECFRCHACGLPITNPEFSLAGKRPYHKSCYKENHHPRCDVCKNHIPRNGAGLIEYRAHPFWMQKYCPSHERDGTPRCCSCERLEPRDHGYISLDDGRRLCLECLDSAIMDTNECQPLYLAIREFYEGLNMKVDQQIPLLLVERQALNEAIEGEKNGHHHMPETRGLCLSEEQCVTTVIRRPRIGAGYPLIPMITEPYKLVRSCEVTAILILYGLPRLLTGSILAHEMMHAWLRLNGFPNLRPEVEEGICQVLAHMWLDSEIYSSSANDAASSSSSSASFSSKKGKRPDYEKQLGDFFKHQIESDTSTVYGEGFRSANKSVEKYGLKSTLDHIRITGIFPL encoded by the exons ATGGATTGGGTAACACATATATTTGAAGGTCCTAGCTATGAAGGACAATATCATGGATATAATGAGGATGATAGATACTGGAACCACCAACAACCTTCTGCG GATGAGTTTACGGATcatgagagagaagaaatagattATGCAATTGCCCTTTCCCTTTCAGAAGAAGATTGGAAAGGGAAAAATGTTATTG atcatgaaaaagaaagagaacaaacTTCTAAAGCTCAATTGGAGGAAGATGAAAGGCGTGCTAAAGCTCTATTGGAGGAAGATAGAAAGCGTGCTCAGTTGGAGGAAGATGAAAGGCGTGCTAAAGCTCTATTGGAGGAAGATAGAAAGCGTGCTCAGTTGGAGGAAGATGAACTACTTGCCAAAGCTCTTCAAGAAAGTTTAACTGTAGAATCTCCTACTAGACCTGGTGGAAACCTAATTGAACCTCACCCTATTTCCCCTTTTTCTGGCTTGAG AATTTGCGCAGCTTGCAACGGTAGGATTGGTTTGGGGCGATTCCTGAATTGCATGGATGCTGTGTGGCATCCAGAATGCTTTCGCTGTCATGCATGTGGTCTTCCAATTACCAATCCCGAG TTTTCGCTCGCAGGAAAACGGCCTTACCACAAATCATGCTACAAGGAGAATCATCATCCTAGATGTGATGTATGCAAGAATCAT ATCCCCAGAAACGGAGCAGGTCTCATTGAGTATAGGGCACATCCTTTCTGGATGCAAAAGTATTGCCCATCCCACGAGCGAGATGGGACTCCGAGATGTTGTAGCTGTGAAAGATTGGAG CCAAGAGATCATGGATACATATCACTGGATGATGGCCGAAGGCTGTGTCTGGAGTGTCTGGACTCTGCAATTATGGATACAAATGAATGTCAACCTCTTTATCTTGCTATACGAGAATTCTATGAAGGTCTGAACATGAAAGTGGACCAGCAGATTCCTTTGCTCTTGGTGGAGAGACAAGCGCTAAATGAAGCAATTGAAGGTGAAAAAAAT GGACATCATCACATGCCTGAGACTAGAGGACTTTGCTTGTCAGAAGAACAGTGTGTTACAACT GTTATACGGAGGCCGAGAATCGGAGCAGGCTACCCGTTAATTCCAATGATTACTGAACCTTATAAGCTAGTCCGTTCGTGTGAAGTGACAGCAATCCTCATTTTGTATGGTCTTCCTAG ATTGTTGACAGGGTCGATTCTTGCTCATGAGATGATGCACGCATGGCTTCGACTCAACG GGTTCCCTAACCTAAGACCGGAGGTTGAAGAAGGCATTTGTCAAGTTCTGGCTCATATGTGGTTGGATTCCGAGATCTATTCCAGCTCTGCGAATGACGCCGCATCGTCTTCGTCGTCGTCTGCATCTTTTTCATCGAAGAAGGGCAAACGGCCAGACTATGAGAAGCAACTTGGTGATTTCTTTAAACATCAAATAGAGTCTGATACTTCGACGGTCTATGGAGAAGGATTCAGGTCAGCAAATAAGTCGGTGGAAAAGTACGGCCTTAAGAGCACACTTGATCACATCCGAATAACGGGGATCTTTCCGCTCTGA
- the LOC104417864 gene encoding uncharacterized protein LOC104417864 yields MLLAYHVIVWSALNLRVIIENTFLLAVLSTAYALGFMYIIMAWDMANVVSVLEDVYVIKAIMKSNGLIKHNIGTVVFISYVFAYFYLVLQLPILLFVGFDVVVRERVLRIGIGVACFSLMSMVVMYFVCNSNVGPHENIDKSFLAEHLQAYLGGEYAPLKINGDVEIV; encoded by the coding sequence ATGCTTTTAGCTTACCACGTTATCGTGTGGTCGGCTTTGAATCTGCGGGTCATCATTGAGAACACATTTCTTTTGGCTGTTTTATCGACTGCGTACGCTCTAGGGTTCATGTACATAATCATGGCTTGGGACATGGCTAACGTGGTTTCTGTGCTAGAAGATGTTTATGTTATTAAAGCTATCATGAAGAGTAATGGTTTGATTAAGCATAACATCGGGACCGTGGTATTCATCTCCTACGTGTTTGCCTATTTCTATTTGGTTCTGCAGCTACCGATCCTACTCTTCGTTGGGTTCGATGTTGTTGTGAGAGAAAGAGTGCTTCGAATAGGAATCGGAGTGGCGTGCTTCTCGTTGATGTCAATGGTAGTGATGTACTTCGTCTGCAACTCTAATGTCGGCCCCCATGAGAACATCGACAAGTCTTTCTTGGCTGAGCACCTCCAGGCGTATCTCGGAGGAGAGTATGCGCCTTTGAAGATCAATGGTGATGTTgagattgtataa
- the LOC104417866 gene encoding uncharacterized protein LOC104417866, with product MDREQEERQFLGFFGIVKESIKLIFTWRKIFSQIALAFVLPLSLVGLANIQISAFLLAKIHHDDAPGYYELSDFVTLDTIQLLLFAVVSSVLGLIISVLSMSAVMCTTAFVYSSQSITFGGVMRVLPKAWKRLMTTNLWISLAFQVYMVVTVAIIYLFALIPSLAVVLALVSIFLILQITGSVYFSVISDLARLISVVEDVYGIDAMFKSKNLIKGKLGTSVAISLLLSNVSMPIQTVLYIFVANGHGSGFLRFGVAIICFLFLFMLLLFSPIVQTVFYFVCKSYHHENIDKSPLMDELDVHLLAEYLPPKADDV from the coding sequence ATGGATCGAGAGCAAGAGGAGAGGCAGTTCCTTGGTTTCTTTGGCATCGTCAAGGAATCCATCAAGCTCATCTTCACATGGCGGAAGATCTTCAGCCAAATCGCACTAGCCTTCGTCCTCCCTCTTTCCCTCGTTGGCTTAGCCAACATCCAGATTTCCGCCTTCCTCCTTGCAAAGATCCACCATGACGACGCTCCCGGATACTATGAGCTCTCCGATTTTGTGACCTTGGACACAATCCAGCTCTTGCTCTTTGCAGTCGTCTCCTCCGTCCTGGGCCTAATCATTTCTGTTCTTTCCATGTCTGCGGTCATGTGCACGACCGCGTTCGTGTACAGCTCGCAATCCATCACTTTCGGAGGAGTGATGAGGGTCCTCCCAAAGGCGTGGAAGAGGCTCATGACCACAAATTTATGGATTTCTCTTGCTTTCCAAGTATACATGGTCGTGACTGTAGCGATCATCTATCTCTTTGCCCTTATTCCCTCTCTTGCCGTTGTACTAGCCCTAGTTTCCATCTTCCTCATCTTACAGATCACTGGGTCGGTGTATTTCAGCGTCATTTCGGACTTGGCACGTTTGATTTCAGTGGTAGAGGACGTCTATGGTATTGATGCCATGTTCAAGAGCAAAAATCTGATCAAGGGTAAGTTGGGTACCTCAGTAGCTATCAGCCTCTTGCTATCGAATGTGTCCATGCCAATCCAAACAGTTTTGTACATCTTTGTGGCCAACGGACATGGATCGGGATTTCTAAGGTTCGGGGTTGCAATTatctgtttcttgtttctgttcatGTTGCTCCTCTTCAGCCCCATCGTGCAAACCGTGTTCTACTTCGTGTGCAAGTCGTACCACCACGAGAACATCGACAAGTCGCCGCTGATGGATGAGCTCGATGTCCATCTTTTGGCCGAATACCTTCCTCCTAAAGCCGACGATGTCTAA
- the LOC120287504 gene encoding uncharacterized protein LOC120287504, translated as MDREQEEMQLLGFCGIIKESIKLIFTWRKIFSQITLALLLPLSFTFLAYTETSHFLKAKIQHDQSALNHAKAGTPKYKMLSNLVTSDIIELSLSRVAYCILVLMFSLLSMSTVVYTIACVYTSRPITFGRAISVVPKVWKRLMVTYLWGFLATIVYTICTTVTILICYLLLDLLHSPAIKLTLGFILLILSLFGLAYINVIWHLAGVISVLEDIYGIQAMFKSKNMVKGKTGISVAISLLLTIVPVAIHTVLRIFMANGYEFGFLRFGIATLSFLLLLASTLISLVAQTVIYFVCKSYHDENINKSALLLDEYVPLQANDVLSKQVNV; from the coding sequence ATGGATCGAGAGCAAGAGGAGATGCAACTTCTTGGTTTCTGTGGCATCATCAAGGAATCCATCAAGCTCATCTTCACATGGAGGAAGATCTTCAGCCAAATCACGCTtgccctcctcctccctctttccTTCACCTTCTTGGCTTACACCGAGACTTCTCACTTCCTCAAGGCAAAGATCCAGCATGATCAGAGTGCACTCAACCACGCCAAAGCCGGCACTCCCAAATACAAGATGCTCTCCAACCTTGTGACCTCGGACATAATTGAGCTCAGTCTCTCCAGGGTGGCCTACTGCATCCTTGTTCtaatgttttctcttctttccatgTCCACAGTCGTGTACACTATCGCATGCGTGTACACCTCGAGACCCATCACTTTTGGGAGAGCGATCAGCGTCGTCCCAAAGGTGTGGAAGAGGCTCATGGTCACATACTTATGGGGTTTTCTTGCTACCATAGTCTACACCATCTGTACCACCGTGACTATCCTAATCTGCTATCTCTTGTTGGATCTTCTTCACTCTCCTGCCATTAAACTAACCCTAGGTTTCATCCTTCTCATCTTATCCCTCTTTGGGTTGGCGTACATCAATGTCATTTGGCACTTGGCAGGTGTGATTTCAGTGCTTGAGGACATCTATGGCATTCAGGCCATGTTCAAGAGCAAGAACATGGTCAAGGGGAAGACGGGGATCTCAGTAGCTATCAGCCTCTTGCTAACCATTGTGCCCGTGGCAATCCATACAGTGCTCCGCATCTTTATGGCCAATGGATACGAATTTGGGTTCTTAAGGTTCGGAATTGCcactctttctttcttgcttctCCTCGCGTCGACTCTCATCAGCCTTGTCGCGCAAACCGTTATCTACTTTGTGTGCAAGTCGTACCACGACGAGAACATCAACAAGTCGGCACTGCTTTTGGACGAATATGTTCCTCTTCAAGCTAACGACGTATTATCAAAACAAGTCAACGTGTAA